One Myxosarcina sp. GI1 genomic window carries:
- a CDS encoding response regulator, whose amino-acid sequence MKQERPLLIIEDSDEDFAALTRMMNKAKVSSPIYRCEDGEEALEFLYHQGEYEDATLSPRPSLIILDLNLPGTNGREVLAELKQDNTLKSIPVIIFSTSSNPKDINACYHYGISGYIVKPMGTNRLNEIVQTFLDYWFQTVELPDRSFD is encoded by the coding sequence ATGAAACAGGAACGACCATTATTAATTATTGAGGATAGTGACGAAGATTTTGCAGCTTTAACTAGAATGATGAATAAAGCCAAAGTTTCTAGTCCTATATATCGCTGTGAGGATGGGGAAGAGGCACTAGAGTTTTTATATCACCAAGGAGAATATGAAGATGCAACTTTGTCTCCTCGTCCTTCCCTAATTATCTTAGATTTAAACTTGCCTGGTACTAATGGCAGAGAAGTCTTAGCCGAACTAAAACAAGACAACACTCTTAAATCGATTCCAGTGATTATTTTTTCGACTTCTTCTAATCCTAAAGATATTAATGCTTGCTATCACTACGGTATTAGCGGATATATTGTCAAACCTATGGGAACTAATCGCTTGAATGAAATAGTACAAACTTTTCTCGATTATTGGTTTCAAACTGTAGAACTACCCGATCGCTCATTTGACTAA
- a CDS encoding ATP-binding protein produces MSFDSGSQFLAATTDVSIKSADLTNCDREPIHIPSSIQPHGVLLAVSASEYKILQVSLNTKQILGIEATSLLDKPLQELLGTEIVEKIKHCLSKAFELVNPLPIEFDRNGSTVTFDGIVHQNGEIVIVELEPSAATIPSDSKESFQCVRIGEDSSATQPRQKVDFFNFYKLVKKPIERIQNTNTLDELCNAIVEEVKKITEFDRVMVYRFNDEGAGAVVAEAAEEGLEPFLGLYYPTTDIPRQAKYLYTLNFIRTIPDANYESVPIIPEFNPLTDEPLDMSMSVLRSVSPLHTEYLNNMGVAASMSVSLIKNKQLWGLIACHHNRPKKLSYEIRTVCEFIGRIVSIELSAKEENQDLDYKMKLKSIQSQFIETISHASDLKTGLTPNHDRLLNLVGASGAALFLGEEIILIGNTPNEAAIAAMLPWLETQFGNEVIYETNSLALAYPAAEGFKEVASGLLGLLISRVQKTLIIWFRPEVLQTVTWAGNPNKPVEIDRTGTLRLSPRKSFAKWQETVKLKSLSWKVCEIEAALELRSSIVSIILRKADELSQVNRELARSNTELDSFAYIASHDLKEPLRGIYNYSSFLIEDYGDTLDEEGIDKLNTLMRLTHRMENLIDSLLQYSRLGRTELQIRSVNLNVLVAGVLDLLKISKRDKQVEFNIPRPLPTVNCDRTQVSELFTNLISNGIKYNKNTKKIIEIGYLDEDDAIVSEKMQEYSNRFELPTIFYVRDNGIGIREKHLDTIFRIFKRLHGQNKYGGGTGAGLTITKKIVERHGGEIWVKSVYEKGSTFYFTLQQ; encoded by the coding sequence ATGTCTTTCGATTCAGGTTCTCAATTTCTTGCAGCGACTACAGATGTTAGTATAAAGTCTGCCGATTTAACTAACTGCGATCGCGAACCAATTCATATTCCTAGTTCGATTCAGCCACACGGGGTTTTATTGGCAGTTTCGGCTTCAGAATACAAAATTTTGCAGGTTAGTTTAAACACGAAGCAAATACTGGGGATAGAGGCTACAAGTTTATTAGATAAACCTTTGCAAGAGCTATTAGGAACAGAAATAGTAGAAAAAATCAAGCATTGCTTGTCCAAAGCCTTCGAGCTTGTCAATCCTTTGCCAATTGAGTTCGATCGCAATGGTTCTACTGTAACTTTTGATGGAATCGTCCATCAAAATGGAGAAATAGTTATCGTCGAATTAGAACCAAGTGCGGCTACCATTCCTTCAGACTCAAAAGAAAGTTTTCAGTGCGTCAGAATCGGTGAAGACAGTTCTGCAACTCAACCCCGACAAAAAGTCGATTTTTTCAATTTTTATAAATTAGTCAAAAAACCGATTGAAAGAATACAAAATACCAATACTTTAGATGAGTTATGTAACGCGATCGTTGAAGAAGTTAAAAAAATAACGGAATTCGATCGGGTTATGGTCTATCGTTTCAATGATGAAGGTGCGGGGGCGGTAGTGGCTGAGGCTGCTGAGGAAGGACTAGAGCCATTTTTAGGTTTATACTATCCGACTACCGATATTCCCCGACAGGCAAAATATCTCTACACTCTCAATTTTATCCGTACGATTCCCGATGCCAACTACGAATCCGTACCCATAATTCCTGAGTTTAATCCTCTGACCGATGAACCTTTAGATATGAGTATGTCGGTATTGCGTAGCGTGTCGCCTTTGCATACCGAATATCTAAACAACATGGGCGTAGCCGCTTCGATGTCGGTATCTTTGATTAAAAATAAACAGCTTTGGGGTTTAATCGCCTGCCATCACAATCGACCAAAAAAACTTTCCTATGAAATTCGGACTGTTTGCGAGTTTATCGGACGAATAGTTTCGATTGAATTGAGTGCTAAAGAAGAAAACCAGGACTTGGACTATAAGATGAAGCTCAAGTCTATTCAGTCACAATTTATTGAAACTATTTCCCATGCCAGCGATTTAAAAACAGGTTTGACTCCAAACCACGATCGTTTACTCAATTTAGTTGGTGCTAGTGGTGCAGCCTTATTTTTAGGTGAAGAGATTATTTTAATTGGCAATACTCCAAACGAAGCAGCTATTGCAGCGATGCTTCCCTGGTTAGAAACACAATTTGGCAATGAAGTCATTTATGAAACCAACTCTTTAGCCTTAGCTTATCCTGCTGCTGAAGGTTTTAAAGAAGTTGCCAGTGGTTTACTGGGGCTACTAATTTCTAGAGTCCAAAAAACTTTAATTATCTGGTTTCGCCCCGAAGTCCTTCAAACTGTCACCTGGGCTGGTAATCCTAACAAACCAGTCGAAATAGACCGAACGGGAACTTTGCGACTATCTCCTCGTAAATCTTTTGCTAAGTGGCAGGAAACTGTAAAGTTGAAGTCTTTGTCTTGGAAAGTTTGTGAAATAGAAGCTGCTTTAGAGTTGCGTAGCTCTATTGTGAGTATCATACTGCGAAAAGCCGACGAATTGTCTCAGGTAAATAGAGAATTAGCTCGTAGCAACACCGAACTAGATTCCTTTGCCTATATTGCTTCTCACGATCTTAAAGAACCACTACGAGGAATTTATAACTACTCCAGTTTTTTGATTGAAGACTACGGCGATACTTTAGATGAAGAAGGAATAGACAAGTTGAATACTTTAATGCGGTTGACTCATCGCATGGAAAACCTGATCGATTCCTTACTACAATATTCCCGCCTGGGTAGAACAGAATTGCAAATTCGTTCTGTAAATCTCAACGTTTTAGTGGCGGGAGTTCTCGATTTACTTAAAATTAGCAAAAGAGACAAGCAAGTAGAGTTTAATATTCCTCGTCCTCTACCCACAGTAAATTGCGATCGCACTCAAGTCAGCGAACTGTTTACCAATTTAATCAGCAACGGTATAAAATATAACAAAAACACTAAAAAAATTATTGAAATTGGCTATTTAGACGAAGACGATGCTATTGTAAGCGAAAAAATGCAAGAATATTCTAATAGATTCGAGCTTCCGACCATTTTCTACGTTCGAGATAATGGTATTGGTATTCGCGAAAAGCACCTAGACACAATCTTTCGTATTTTCAAACGCCTACACGGTCAAAATAAATACGGCGGCGGTACGGGCGCGGGACTAACCATTACCAAAAAAATTGTCGAACGTCACGGGGGCGAAATCTGGGTAAAATCCGTCTATGAAAAAGGTAGTACCTTTTACTTTACTTTGCAGCAATAG
- a CDS encoding DUF427 domain-containing protein: protein MAAYPQRIEPQPGQESVWDYPRPPRLERSPKRIKVIFNGVTIADSCNAYRVLETSHPPTYYIPPEDIQKEHFQQVPAKRSFCEWKGVANYYTIIVGDKQATSAAWYYLQPNEAFAPIKNYVAVYPSRMDACYVDEELVRSQAGDFYGGWITSDIVGPFKGEVGTRGW from the coding sequence ATGGCAGCTTATCCCCAACGTATAGAACCCCAACCAGGTCAAGAGTCTGTATGGGATTATCCCCGTCCGCCCCGTTTGGAGCGATCGCCCAAACGAATTAAAGTAATATTCAATGGTGTAACTATTGCCGATAGTTGCAATGCCTATCGTGTCTTAGAAACCAGCCATCCGCCTACATACTATATTCCGCCAGAGGATATACAAAAAGAACATTTTCAACAGGTACCTGCCAAACGTTCTTTTTGTGAGTGGAAAGGAGTCGCTAACTATTACACGATTATTGTCGGTGACAAACAGGCGACCTCAGCAGCCTGGTATTATCTTCAACCCAATGAAGCTTTTGCGCCAATTAAAAACTATGTGGCTGTTTATCCTAGTAGAATGGATGCTTGCTATGTTGATGAAGAATTAGTTCGCTCTCAGGCAGGAGACTTTTATGGCGGCTGGATTACTAGCGATATAGTTGGACCTTTTAAGGGTGAAGTAGGCACTAGAGGATGGTAA
- a CDS encoding glutamate-5-semialdehyde dehydrogenase, with protein MQTSSNKIVAIVERSRQAAEQLAWTSGLMRRQGVETLAKALNNSFDEILEANTIDLEISRDMAVPEIIVDWLKLTPERLEIAVKTLKQLAKLPDPTRKLINAPYQLEPSQTYCQLMSLGAVAFVYEAFPELAAIAAGMCLKSGNSIILRGCSTTSNTNHTIAQIMQNALSSTNLPLGCLEAIFPDSGTSIQDLVTQDQYLNLIIPYGRPSLIQQVAEQATAPVLKTAIGNCYCYWAESGSLESLRHAIIDSHASEPDAVNAIEKVLVHRDKKVPYIQSLFKSLQEKGFTLKGDNTLVEEFPDYLKLASPLEWQQPYLNRTVAFRYVDNLTQSISWIDRYSSHHADCIFTESYQESRQFVQGVDTALVYINASPRFDRNPNNGESVFLGISNQKGARQGLIGLETFTTVKQVVQG; from the coding sequence ATGCAGACTTCATCAAATAAAATTGTAGCTATAGTCGAGCGATCGCGACAAGCCGCAGAACAATTAGCTTGGACTTCGGGATTAATGCGTCGTCAGGGAGTAGAAACCCTGGCAAAGGCATTGAATAATAGCTTCGATGAAATTTTAGAAGCTAATACTATCGATTTGGAAATTAGCCGCGATATGGCGGTACCAGAAATAATCGTCGATTGGTTGAAGTTAACGCCAGAAAGGCTGGAAATTGCCGTAAAAACTTTAAAACAGTTAGCAAAACTGCCAGATCCTACCCGTAAATTGATTAATGCTCCCTATCAGTTAGAACCATCTCAAACATACTGTCAATTAATGTCTTTGGGAGCTGTTGCTTTTGTCTATGAAGCCTTCCCCGAGCTAGCGGCGATCGCAGCAGGAATGTGTCTGAAATCTGGCAACAGCATTATTTTGAGGGGCTGTAGCACTACCAGTAACACCAATCATACGATCGCGCAAATTATGCAAAATGCGCTGTCATCTACAAATCTTCCCCTGGGGTGTTTAGAAGCTATTTTTCCCGATTCTGGAACTTCAATTCAAGATTTAGTTACTCAAGACCAGTATTTAAATTTAATTATTCCCTATGGTCGTCCTAGTCTAATTCAGCAAGTTGCAGAACAAGCTACCGCACCCGTTTTAAAAACCGCAATTGGTAATTGCTACTGCTACTGGGCTGAAAGTGGTAGTTTGGAGTCATTGCGCCACGCAATTATCGACAGTCATGCCAGCGAACCCGATGCAGTCAACGCTATTGAAAAAGTTTTGGTCCATCGAGATAAAAAAGTTCCTTATATACAATCTTTATTTAAAAGTTTGCAGGAAAAAGGTTTCACACTCAAAGGAGATAATACTTTAGTAGAAGAATTTCCCGACTATTTAAAGCTAGCTTCACCGTTAGAATGGCAACAACCTTATTTGAATCGAACTGTTGCTTTTCGCTACGTTGACAATTTGACTCAAAGTATTTCTTGGATCGATCGCTACAGCAGCCACCATGCCGATTGTATCTTTACCGAGTCATATCAGGAAAGCCGACAATTCGTTCAGGGTGTAGATACGGCTTTGGTTTATATCAACGCTTCTCCCAGATTCGATCGCAATCCTAATAATGGCGAAAGCGTATTTTTGGGAATTTCCAATCAAAAAGGTGCCAGACAAGGCTTGATTGGCTTAGAAACCTTTACGACTGTCAAACAGGTAGTACAGGGATAG
- a CDS encoding Lrp/AsnC family transcriptional regulator has protein sequence MRNLELDRLDRDIINLLRVDGRMSFREIAQHLDIPEATARYRVQRLLSSEIIKILAWPNPALTGNANFIIVWLTVKNTCVETVAETLSQFEEVRFVAITAGRYNIVVDVYFGEHEQLFAFFQQLHEIPGIIKYESQTILKLLKAEYKYTLS, from the coding sequence GTGAGAAATTTAGAATTAGATCGTTTAGATCGAGATATTATCAATTTGCTTCGTGTTGACGGTAGAATGTCTTTTCGCGAAATTGCCCAACATTTAGATATACCCGAAGCGACTGCCCGTTATAGAGTGCAGCGTCTACTCAGTTCAGAAATTATTAAAATATTGGCTTGGCCCAATCCTGCACTAACGGGAAACGCTAACTTTATCATTGTCTGGTTGACAGTAAAAAATACTTGCGTCGAGACTGTCGCCGAAACTTTATCTCAGTTTGAAGAAGTACGATTTGTAGCGATTACAGCAGGACGCTATAACATTGTTGTAGATGTCTATTTTGGAGAACACGAACAACTATTTGCTTTTTTTCAACAGCTTCATGAAATTCCAGGCATTATTAAATATGAATCTCAGACAATTTTGAAACTACTCAAAGCGGAATACAAATATACTTTAAGTTAG
- a CDS encoding polysaccharide deacetylase encodes MTYSWIKNRRCAAVLSFDVDGESGILASDPRMSQRLSAMSWGRYGPKTGVPRILEMLKKQEVRATFFVPGYTAELYPDLIKRISDEGHEIGVHGYLHEKVSDLDTIQEETALIKTCDILEKITSRRPIGYRSPLWDVNQRTPEILASHGIVYDSSLMDDDVPYTISTPRGDLVEIPVHWTNDDWEQFAFHMDPPIGSGVIETCAKALQLWQEEVTGMHHYGGAFVLTMHPELIGRPARVLMLEKLIDYMRSLDGLWLTTCEEIARYHQQQNLAKTELETVY; translated from the coding sequence GTGACATATAGTTGGATTAAAAATCGGCGTTGTGCTGCTGTTTTAAGTTTTGATGTAGATGGAGAGTCGGGCATACTGGCAAGCGATCCCAGAATGTCTCAAAGATTATCGGCGATGTCCTGGGGGCGTTATGGACCCAAAACAGGTGTACCTCGCATCTTAGAGATGTTGAAAAAACAAGAGGTACGAGCAACTTTTTTTGTACCTGGCTATACCGCAGAGTTGTATCCAGATTTGATTAAAAGAATTAGCGATGAAGGTCATGAAATCGGGGTACATGGTTATTTACATGAAAAAGTATCTGACCTCGATACGATTCAAGAAGAAACCGCACTGATTAAAACTTGCGACATCTTAGAAAAGATTACCTCACGTAGACCTATTGGCTATCGTTCACCCCTTTGGGATGTCAATCAGCGTACTCCCGAAATTTTGGCGAGTCATGGAATAGTTTATGATTCTTCCTTAATGGATGATGATGTTCCCTATACCATCTCTACACCAAGAGGAGATTTAGTAGAAATCCCCGTGCATTGGACGAATGATGATTGGGAACAGTTTGCTTTTCACATGGACCCTCCTATCGGTAGCGGTGTCATTGAGACTTGCGCCAAAGCTTTGCAACTATGGCAGGAAGAAGTCACAGGAATGCACCACTATGGAGGAGCATTCGTTCTGACGATGCATCCTGAACTAATCGGTAGACCAGCTAGAGTTTTGATGCTAGAAAAATTAATTGACTATATGCGATCGCTTGATGGGCTGTGGCTGACTACCTGCGAAGAAATTGCACGTTATCATCAGCAACAAAATTTAGCTAAGACTGAATTAGAAACGGTTTATTAA
- a CDS encoding fatty acid desaturase encodes METNTLTTKFNLALLNSLLITYVGVVYLLGVALLFPQNWLLNAIGVILTIHSLVLSAYLIHELLHDNIFKQRNHNSIFGRILTHINGACYAPYEDVVEHHINHHIDRADLVPFDIAQFFNDLPKPIRYLFVALEWAYFPVFAFIMRWRLIIAPFKNHQKRHLRGRTLAILAYRGSLAVIVAFISVKALLLYFLAYICFINLVRLADAFHHTYEYAIAGEEINRRDRLYEQANTYSNFVSQKYPWLNLLYLNFGYHNAHHHDMRCPWYRLPELHQSLYGDEAKNLLPLPQLISNYHRFRIARLFGGQGDVDAENRETEAFTGGIGVSLLTPP; translated from the coding sequence ATGGAAACTAATACTCTAACCACAAAATTCAATCTTGCTTTGCTCAATAGTTTGCTCATCACCTATGTAGGTGTAGTTTATTTATTGGGTGTGGCTTTATTGTTCCCTCAAAACTGGCTATTGAATGCTATTGGAGTAATTCTAACAATTCATAGTTTGGTGCTTTCAGCTTACCTAATTCATGAGTTGCTTCACGACAATATTTTTAAGCAGCGCAATCATAATAGCATTTTCGGACGCATTTTGACTCATATCAATGGTGCTTGCTATGCACCTTATGAAGATGTGGTAGAACATCATATCAACCATCATATCGATCGCGCTGATTTAGTACCTTTTGATATTGCCCAATTCTTTAACGATCTACCTAAGCCAATTCGCTATTTATTTGTAGCTTTAGAGTGGGCATACTTTCCTGTATTTGCATTTATTATGCGTTGGCGGTTGATAATTGCACCGTTTAAGAATCATCAGAAACGACATTTACGGGGACGAACTCTGGCAATTCTGGCGTATCGAGGCAGTTTAGCTGTAATTGTGGCTTTCATTTCTGTAAAAGCTCTGTTACTTTATTTTTTGGCATACATCTGTTTTATTAACTTGGTTCGTTTGGCTGATGCTTTTCACCACACTTATGAATACGCGATCGCAGGAGAAGAAATTAATAGGCGCGATCGTCTTTACGAACAGGCAAATACTTACTCTAACTTTGTTTCTCAGAAATATCCATGGTTGAACTTGCTTTACCTCAACTTTGGCTACCACAATGCCCATCATCACGACATGCGCTGTCCCTGGTATCGCCTGCCAGAATTACATCAGAGTCTTTATGGCGACGAGGCAAAAAATCTCTTACCTTTACCTCAGCTTATCAGTAACTACCATCGCTTTCGGATCGCTCGTTTGTTTGGCGGACAGGGTGATGTAGATGCAGAAAATAGGGAAACTGAAGCTTTTACTGGTGGAATTGGCGTCTCTTTATTAACTCCTCCGTAA
- a CDS encoding ABC transporter substrate-binding protein produces the protein MTDNFLFSRRKAIQLMAGMAGGIALHSVTSPVARSDSMMKMTLGGVTWIGLTPFYIAKEQGFFTENNLDVNLQIFGANTDYMAAFLANRIDGCISAVTSEVVLLADKGKDYKIVLVQDNSAGGDGILARNSVASIADFKGKQVAVEQGAVGHFFLLQVLKEAGLSEDDITIVNADAPTAAAAYQAGNVDIASSFAPFLSQANEAQSDGRIIYDSSKMPTAITDFYILDSQYIEENPEAATAFITGIIKAIDFLATNRDEAIAIAAAQLEVTPEALAKDLEGIKLPGAETNLEMLANTNSDLYILNSLNAMGEFLVDQGEIQAVPDMATFLEPQFIQSVRADR, from the coding sequence ATGACAGATAACTTTTTATTTTCTAGACGTAAAGCGATACAGTTAATGGCTGGAATGGCTGGCGGTATTGCTCTACATAGCGTGACTTCTCCTGTTGCCAGATCGGATTCGATGATGAAGATGACTTTAGGTGGAGTAACTTGGATCGGGCTGACACCTTTTTATATTGCTAAAGAACAAGGTTTTTTTACCGAAAATAATCTCGATGTCAATCTGCAAATCTTTGGCGCAAATACCGACTATATGGCAGCATTTTTAGCCAATCGGATCGATGGCTGCATTTCTGCCGTTACGTCAGAAGTCGTGTTATTAGCCGATAAAGGTAAAGACTACAAAATAGTTTTAGTTCAGGATAATTCGGCTGGCGGCGATGGCATTCTCGCTCGTAATAGTGTTGCCAGTATTGCCGATTTTAAAGGCAAGCAAGTAGCGGTCGAACAGGGTGCAGTGGGTCATTTTTTCTTGCTACAGGTCTTAAAAGAGGCTGGTTTGAGTGAAGATGATATTACAATCGTTAATGCCGATGCGCCAACGGCAGCAGCAGCCTATCAAGCAGGTAATGTGGATATTGCCAGTAGCTTCGCACCGTTTTTATCTCAAGCCAACGAAGCACAATCAGACGGCAGAATTATTTACGATTCGTCTAAGATGCCTACAGCAATTACCGATTTTTATATTTTAGATAGTCAATACATTGAAGAAAATCCCGAAGCAGCAACAGCGTTTATTACAGGAATTATTAAAGCTATAGATTTTTTAGCAACCAATCGAGATGAAGCAATTGCGATCGCTGCCGCTCAATTAGAAGTCACCCCCGAAGCTTTGGCTAAAGATTTAGAAGGGATTAAGTTACCAGGAGCGGAGACAAACTTGGAGATGCTGGCAAATACTAACAGCGATCTATATATTCTCAATTCTCTTAATGCTATGGGAGAGTTTTTAGTAGACCAGGGAGAAATTCAAGCAGTTCCCGACATGGCAACATTTCTCGAACCTCAGTTTATTCAATCTGTTCGAGCAGATCGGTAA
- a CDS encoding ABC transporter permease, which produces MNKSHTPYLRPSVFWSIRQGFPAWLKLLLTIVALVVPLAIWSFLSYNELVNPQFLPTPVAVLQAGIEMFKSENLIVDIAASFGRVLAGFLLAAIVGIPLGIAMGTFYSMESLFGSIVGVVRYMPIAAFMPLIVLWAGLGEVSKVLIIFLGIVFYNAIMIADAVKFIPIEMFNAAYTLGANRFNLVFRVILPAVVPSIIDTLRVNVAGAWNFLVISELIAAQNGLGFKIIYSQRFLNTDKVLFCIVIIGIIGLLLDYSFKLFYKLALPWAEQ; this is translated from the coding sequence ATGAACAAATCACATACCCCCTATTTACGTCCTTCGGTTTTTTGGAGTATCCGTCAGGGTTTTCCTGCATGGCTAAAGTTACTGCTAACTATTGTTGCTTTAGTCGTACCTTTAGCTATTTGGTCGTTTCTCAGCTACAACGAATTAGTCAATCCGCAATTTTTACCTACTCCCGTAGCAGTATTGCAAGCGGGGATTGAGATGTTTAAATCGGAAAATTTAATCGTCGATATTGCTGCCAGCTTTGGTCGAGTTTTGGCAGGTTTTTTGTTAGCTGCGATCGTCGGAATTCCTTTGGGAATAGCGATGGGAACGTTTTATAGTATGGAAAGTTTATTCGGTTCGATTGTTGGTGTGGTTCGCTATATGCCGATCGCCGCTTTTATGCCGTTAATTGTCCTTTGGGCGGGTTTGGGAGAAGTTTCTAAAGTTCTGATTATTTTCTTGGGCATTGTGTTTTACAACGCGATCATGATTGCCGATGCAGTAAAATTCATTCCCATTGAAATGTTTAATGCTGCCTATACTTTAGGTGCAAACCGCTTCAATTTGGTATTTCGCGTCATTTTGCCCGCAGTTGTTCCTAGTATTATTGATACCTTGAGAGTAAATGTCGCAGGGGCTTGGAACTTTTTGGTAATTTCCGAATTGATTGCTGCCCAAAACGGTTTGGGATTCAAAATTATTTATTCGCAAAGGTTTTTGAATACCGATAAGGTTTTGTTTTGTATTGTAATCATCGGCATTATTGGCTTACTGCTAGATTATAGTTTTAAGCTATTTTATAAGCTGGCATTACCATGGGCGGAACAATAA